In a genomic window of Erigeron canadensis isolate Cc75 chromosome 5, C_canadensis_v1, whole genome shotgun sequence:
- the LOC122602213 gene encoding NDR1/HIN1-like protein 1 yields MTEKKEAPAIIKNDFHRKLYLHGAYIFGALVVAILFIVFLIYLVLKPTKPQFTLQDITLNAFNVTSATTLTSNFQVTLSSRNPNARVGIYYDKIDIYASYRRQQITLPTMLPASYQGHKDVTIWSPYLFGNDVPMAPDLAVSLNEDETAGTVPINIKAIGRVRFKVGTYISPRYMMNVNCPTYITFGSNNNGGYAINPAVKYALDVGCTVEV; encoded by the coding sequence ATGACTGAGAAGAAAGAGGCTCCTGCCATAATCAAAAACGACTTTCATCGAAAACTCTACCTCCATGGCGCATACATTTTTGGTGCACTAGTCGTCGCAATCCTCTTCATAGTCTTTCTCATTTACCTAGTCCTCAAGCCCACAAAGCCACAATTTACTCTTCAAGACATTACTTTAAACGCCTTCAACGTCACAAGTGCCACAACCCTAACATCCAACTTTCAAGTCACCCTATCCTCTCGAAACCCTAATGCACGTGTTGGAATCTACTATGACAAAATCGACATTTATGCCTCTTATCGTCGCCAACAAATCACACTACCAACAATGCTTCCCGCGTCCTACCAAGGACACAAAGACGTGACAATTTGGTCTCCTTATCTTTTTGGCAATGATGTTCCTATGGCACCAGACCTCGCTGTCTCACTAAACGAAGATGAGACAGCCGGGACAGTGCCAATCAATATTAAAGCTATTGGGAGAGTGAGATTTAAAGTGGGGACATACATTTCTCCTAGGTACATGATGAATGTCAATTGTCCGACATATATTACGTTTGGGAGTAATAACAATGGTGGTTATGCCATTAATCCCGCCGTTAAGTATGCGCTGGATGTAGGGTGTACTGTAGAAGTTTAA
- the LOC122601859 gene encoding ribosomal protein S3, mitochondrial-like, translated as MWLHMIYIQTRLITAQCGGGGLLFKLYHFPKRTFIHFFLPRRPRRQKRREKSRPGKGKGQWWAFGKVGPIGCLHSSDGTEEERNEVRGRGAGKRVESIRLDDREKQNEIRIWPKKKQRYGYHDRSPSIKKNLSKSLRVSGAFKHPKYAGLVNDIALLNDGSFRKTKLFKFFFSKKSPSDSPTSHPLKRTLPAVRPSLNYSVMQYLLKTKNQMHFDPVVVLNHFVEPGVVEPSTMGGANARGRSLDKRIRFAFFVESSTSEKKFLAEDKKLTHFIRWSNHPRFAGTTKTTISLFPFFGATFFFPRDGVGVYKNEYARKQLEHARKQLEYAREQLLRKFRKKCWNLMCKDKVMGLIDKFIDLGGIGELIKGIEMMIEIILRNRRIPYGYNFYLNEVKKMRSLLSNRTKTNTLIESVKIKSVYQSASPIAQDISFQPRNKTRSFRSIFSQIVKDIRLVMKKGVEGIRICCSGRLEGAEIARTECRKYGKTSSNVFNQKIDYAPAEVSTRYGISGVKVWISYSQKERGRAISETYEI; from the exons ATGTGGTTACATATGATTTACATACAAACTAGACTTATAACTGCGCAATGCGGTGGCGGTGGG CTATTGTTTAAATTATATCACTTTCCCAAAAGAACATTCATTCATTTCTTTCTTCCCCGTCGACCACGACGACAGAAACGACGCGAAAAATCCAGACCCGGAAAGGGGAAGGGCCAGTGGTGGGCATTTGGTAAAGTCGGGCCGATCGGGTGTCTTCATTCAAGCGACGGTACAGAAGAAGAACGAAACGAAGTGAGAGGCCGGGGGGCAGGGAAAAGAGTCGAGTCGATCAGGCTCGACGACCGGGAGAAGCAAAACGAAATCAGGATTTGGCCGAAAAAGAAGCAACGCTATGGATACCATGACCGATCACCATCGATAAAGAAGAATCTTTCTAAATCACTTCGGGTCAGCGGGGCCTTCAAGCATCCGAAATATGCCGGGCTTGTAAATGACATAGCCCTCCTAAATGACGGCTCCTTCAGAAAAACGAAGTTATTCAAGTTCTTTTTCTCAAAGAAGTCCCCCTCCGACAGCCCGACGAGTCATCCGCTTAAAAGGACCCTCCCTGCGGTGCGCCCTTCCTTGAATTATTCGGTCATGCAATACTTATTGAAGACAAAGAACCAAATGCATTTCGACCCCGTCGTAGTTCTCAATCATTTCGTGGAACCGGGCGTGGTTGAACCATCTACCATGGGGGGAGCTAATGCACGGGGAAGAAGCTTAGATAAGAGAATACGTTTCGCTTTTTTTGTCGAAAGCTCGACCAGCGAGAAAAAGTTTTTGGCCGAAGACAAAAAGTTGACCCACTTCATTCGCTGGTCGAATCATCCTCGCTTCGCGGGAACAACAAAAACCACCATCTCGCTCTTTCCTTTCTTCGGTGCTACCTTTTTCTTTCCAAGGGACGGGGTTGGGGTGTATAAGAACGAGTATGCCCGGAAACAACTTGAGCATGCCCGGAAACAGCTTGAGTATGCCCGGGAACAACTCCTAAGAAAATTCAGGAAAAAATGTTGGAACCTCATGTGTAAGGATAAGGTAATGGGATTGATAGATAAATTCATCGACCTAGGTGGGATAGGAGAATTGATAAAGGGAATAGAGATGATGATAGAGATCATACTGAGAAACAGAAGAATTCCGTACGGATACAACTTTTATTTGAACGAAGTGAAAAAAATGCGATCTTTGTTGTCTAATAGAACAAAGACTAATACCTTAATTGAGTCGGTCAAGATCAAATCTGTTTATCAAAGTGCTTCTCCGATTGCTCAAGATATCTCTTTTCAACCGAGGAACAAAACAAGATCATTTCGCTCCATTTTTAGTCAAATAGTGAAGGATATTCGATTAGTAATGAAAAAAGGGGTGGAGGGGATCCGTATATGTTGTTCAGGTCGATTAGAAGGTGCAGAAATAGCTAGAACTGAATGCAGAAAGTATGGAAAAACATCTAGTAATGTATTTAACCAGAAAATAGATTATGCTCCTGCGGAAGTATCTACTCGTTACGGAATCTCAGGTGTCAAAGTGTGGATTTCATATAGTCAAAAAGAAAGGGGACGTGCTATATCCGAAACGTACGAAATATAG